A part of Tardiphaga sp. vice304 genomic DNA contains:
- a CDS encoding GTP cyclohydrolase II: MTRSNRIDHIRLTSHPAPGAKHDFPIRWGAPDARERGPVIGTVSRPQDRNVIGTHGGSYSVYRALAVSSGALDPMRRPDLTNTFPAATIGPFEQWIDPAKIVSLDPFGHLVAENFATEIAEGVDIRPSIAITRARLDLIELQSAIAAGRLKVDNDVVHANGSVSVVKIAIDPVWHLPGLAARFGTTENNLRRQLFEQTAGMFPELVTRPDLHVFLPPIGGITAYLFGDVTKLPDHTTKITCRVHDECNGSDVFGSDICTCRPYLIHGIEECAKAGQAGGLGVIIYNRKEGRALGEVTKFLVYNARKRQEGGDAAAQYFERTECVAGVQDARFQQLMPDVIHWLGLKRIDRFISMSDMKHDALTSQGVEIVERVSIPDDMIPADAHVEMTAKKAAGYYSPEPVLPQDLQDSVGRSLEKY; this comes from the coding sequence ATGACTCGCTCCAACCGGATCGACCATATACGGCTGACCTCGCACCCGGCGCCGGGCGCGAAACACGACTTTCCGATCCGATGGGGCGCGCCTGATGCGCGCGAGCGCGGGCCGGTGATTGGTACTGTGTCGCGGCCACAGGATCGCAATGTGATAGGCACGCATGGCGGCTCCTATTCGGTGTATCGCGCACTCGCCGTCTCCTCCGGCGCGCTCGATCCGATGCGTCGGCCGGACCTCACCAATACGTTTCCCGCGGCCACCATCGGTCCGTTCGAACAGTGGATCGATCCCGCGAAGATCGTTTCGCTGGATCCCTTCGGCCATCTTGTTGCCGAGAATTTTGCGACCGAGATCGCCGAGGGTGTGGACATCCGCCCGAGCATCGCTATCACCCGTGCGCGGCTCGATCTGATCGAATTGCAAAGCGCGATCGCCGCCGGCCGGCTGAAGGTCGATAATGACGTCGTGCATGCCAATGGCAGTGTGTCGGTCGTGAAGATCGCGATCGATCCGGTCTGGCATCTGCCGGGACTGGCGGCGCGCTTCGGCACCACCGAGAACAATCTGCGCCGGCAATTGTTCGAACAGACCGCGGGCATGTTTCCCGAACTGGTGACGCGGCCCGACTTGCACGTCTTCCTGCCGCCGATCGGCGGCATCACGGCCTACCTGTTCGGCGACGTGACCAAGCTGCCGGACCACACCACGAAAATCACCTGCCGCGTCCATGACGAATGCAACGGCTCCGACGTGTTCGGCTCCGACATCTGCACCTGCCGGCCCTATCTGATCCATGGCATCGAGGAATGCGCCAAGGCCGGGCAGGCCGGCGGTCTCGGCGTCATCATCTACAACCGCAAGGAAGGCCGCGCGCTTGGCGAGGTCACCAAATTCCTGGTCTACAACGCGCGCAAGCGCCAGGAAGGCGGCGACGCCGCCGCGCAATATTTCGAGCGCACGGAATGCGTCGCCGGCGTACAGGACGCGCGCTTCCAGCAATTGATGCCGGACGTCATCCACTGGCTCGGGCTGAAACGGATCGACCGTTTCATCTCGATGAGCGACATGAAGCACGATGCGCTGACGAGCCAGGGCGTCGAGATCGTCGAGCGGGTCTCGATCCCGGACGACATGATCCCTGCCGACGCGCATGTCGAGATGACCGCGAAGAAGGCCGCGGGCTATTATTCGCCGGAGCCGGTGCTGCCGCAGGATCTGCAGGACTCCGTTGGCCGTTCACTGGAAAAATATTGA
- a CDS encoding PRC-barrel domain-containing protein, giving the protein MTNEDETVSLIGSDKVQGSAVFDADGNKIGSIERLMIEKSSGRVSYAVVSFGGFLGIGDDHYPLPWPSLKYNVELGGYQTLVTIDQIKGAPKAANGEWNWADTTRTKGLDDYYGVPI; this is encoded by the coding sequence ATGACCAACGAAGACGAAACCGTCAGCCTGATCGGCAGCGACAAGGTACAGGGCTCCGCGGTGTTCGACGCCGACGGCAACAAGATCGGCAGCATTGAGCGCCTGATGATCGAGAAGAGCAGCGGCCGGGTATCCTACGCCGTCGTGTCGTTCGGCGGCTTTCTCGGCATTGGCGACGATCACTATCCGCTGCCGTGGCCGTCGCTGAAGTACAATGTCGAACTCGGCGGCTACCAGACCCTGGTGACCATCGACCAGATCAAGGGCGCGCCGAAGGCCGCCAACGGCGAATGGAATTGGGCGGATACGACGCGCACCAAGGGCCTTGACGACTATTATGGTGTGCCCATCTGA